From Quercus robur chromosome 8, dhQueRobu3.1, whole genome shotgun sequence:
ATCCTGCCACTTAGCGGTATATTGTTCCTTATTTGACAGGTGACTTTGGAGTTACAAGTAACAAAGCCCAAGCATGAGGAGCTCCTGCATTTGCTGGGTAATGTAGTTACTCATGCATAACTTTATCTGTGTAGAGCAAGCAAGTATATTGGATTAACTATGGTTTAAGGATGCCATCTCATGAGACGGCATTTCACTTGAATGTAGGGGTTATGAACTAAAGAAGAAAGATATTTTGATAGATTATTTTTGCTAGATTTGTAATTCCTGATCTTTTGGGcctttcattcttttttgtaTAGACCAAGTAAGTATATTGGATAAACTGAGCTTGTAAAAATCTTTGCAAAATGTGGAGCATCCATGGATAAGAATATTTGCAAGTAGTTGATGGTGAGATGTAGTAGAATGGAGCCAGTTACATTAAAGTAGACGTCACTGAAAATTCTTATATCTGCAGAGTCTACATTAACGATCATGTGAAAACATGTAATGTTGGTAAACATATTCATAGCAAAATTAAAGTATTGAAGGAGGCAAACTTGAGGACAGCCATTCTAGAGTCTAATTTTTGTTTCTaccttgaaagaaaatctagaaTACCTACCGATTGAATGTTGGGGCCTGATGTTGGATGCATCTGAGGGATACTGTTTACAACCGAACTTCCAGCTTGCCAGACGTGATTAACAGTTGTTCCATTTTTTAGTGGGCCCACAACACCAAAAATAGTCATTTCATTTTTGGCATATGTTGCTGAGATGTTTGAAACCCGAAAGCTAAGAGCTGCTTGTTTCATTGAAGGGTTGTAACTGGTTATTGGTGTTGTATAAGCTGTCATAGTCCCATTAGCATTGAGAAAAGCAACAATAGCCTGCGATCCAATCATGCTTGTTCCAGTTGGATTGATTGCCCATGCAATCCATCCTGTAGAAGTTTGAGTTGCTCTGTAAGCAATCTGAATGCTTCTGGTGGATGGAATGTAGTTCCAGTGCAGATGGCTCTGTAATACTGGAAGGTCAATGCAGGAATTGAATGCTCGGTTAGTTGAAAAGGTGTAGTCTGAGCAGGTTTGAGCAGAGGAAATGTAGACTAGAGAGATGACAATGCAAATTATCAGGATGGGTGTTGAGGTCAATGCCATGGGATACTGATGAATATCTAGGAGCTTAGGATTACAATGATTTTCTGCTGGGGAAGTGGGTTTGAGGATTTGGAGTAAACTGTTGGGTCAAATAAGCTTTAATGCtgaaatattttccaaagaGCTTGAATGGAACCAagaaatttttatcaaatttagaCAAGCATTCGATCCTTGATTTTGTAAAAGCTAGCGGCTGTTTTGATAAAAGCGTAAAAGGgtttttctcctttttaatAGAAGTGTTTAGTGAAGTGTAAAATATGGTTGGAGTGTGAACTTCTGTGAATTTTTTCAATCTCAGTGTGAACTTAATGAATTGAAGTAGAATAGTCATGAGAGTTGTCTTCATTATAGCATCATGAATTCTTCATTGACAAAATTTCTCCTATGTTGTAACTGATTTTTTCCAACCCAACACCAATTCAACAACAAAGCCTAGTCCTAAAAAGTGGGCATAATTGTTTGATAAACCGACAAGGGATTAATGGGAACTTATAGGTGAAATGAAATACAAGTTTTTTGCTTTAGACATagtcttttctatttttcatagaCATAGTCTTTTTGAAACGTCGAAGTagcatttatttatatattaatcttTAAACTTTGTTCTTCACAAGAACAACATGTGCTAGGTGCGTGTCTatgaagccaaaacaaaaagataagaATACAGAACGAAATAAGTAATTGAAAGCTAGTGAGACAAcctattaataattaaaaaaaaaaaagaagtcttgTGGAGTAGAGTGGAGGAGGTAACTTTTATAGTAATAGACTGAAATCAAATGTGCAGGTAACTAAACTTATTAATTGCACTGTGCTCCAACTTCAATCATCCATAGTTATTAAATTCGAGGGATCAATTTGACTAGTTGGTCCAGTAAATTTTGATGATTCAAATCCTATATCGGCTGTTTAAGCCTATGAGCCGTTTAAACCTAGACACACGCACCTGGTGGGTGGTTTTTTTTAACTCGTTCAACACGAATGAGTTCTTTTCTAACTTGTTCAACCCGAACAGGTTCTTTAAAACTGATCATGTTCTCTAAATCACTTATcgacttcttctttttttaaatttttattacaaatattttgacattttggtcttttaaaagaaaaatgttatattacgAAAACAACATCTtccattatttatttacaattatttCCACAATTACATTTCTTAATTTATATAAAGTTATTAtgaagaaaattataattttcaaaatatggtttaaattattctcattcaaatttttttttttaatattttactttaatttagttatttatacttttatttgtGTAACTTCTTAacatatgtatttatttatttttatttttaatatttatatgttttgattggttaaaaattgtatctttttattatattcattgttgggaaatttagactccGGTTGAtggaattaacaagttttaaacctaagttgttaattagatttattatgaataaaatttgttaaacaaacaaacgtcaatatcatgtcaaaatcatgcagcggaaaaataaacaagacaagatatgatgacctaggaaaatcaatgaaacaaactagtttcatagtaaaaaatcTAGGGaaaaaccttcccgaaaagcaattcactatagtaaagagaagttttagacctagtacaaaacctttgtctcTAAACTTTACAATCCCTGTAGATGAACTCCTaacagaaaccttctaccgcttcagaacctctgaactctttaatatatgaatgccacctTTTTTTTCAAccgatcccagtacgtgactaaccaatgatgcacggctctcagtacgtgactaatacaccaactagaagaagatgttggctgcaaagttcttcacttcatcaacaataaagatcaagaagcacttggttacaaaaccctaaggtgcaaAAACGCAGTAgctttttttagagagaataagacatcggtcaccttttgcatatgttctccttgtattctcttatgtgacagcctctaaaataagccttatatacatctagggttaggagaaaagaaggcccaaagacacattcgcggattccaagaaaacagatcaaaatttctgtttttttttaaacctcaacagataggaggtgtcaagaagttgtcgagcaggtgtcgagcacacgggctgaaacagctttcttaagctcgatagatgcagctgtcgagctttaatgaatttgcactattcagcttgtttcttggacaaacttgaatGACTTCAAcatttgatcttgaaaccttatttcttaaagtattaaaaacacctagatctaccaaattataagtaaagtgcgttttgttaaaggaaCATTGTAAGGACCTAATTTGAATCCCAAGACCAAGAGTCAAAAGGATCTTGGCCCCAAGaatccaatacaatgaatttgtagagagtagatTAGAGAACTAAGTTCTAATGAATTGGACAACAATTATGGTAGGTCTAGATGACTTGAAAGCAAAGATAAATAGGTTTTATCCAAAGAAAATCGTCTTCAGCCCAATCCGAGGAGATGTGTTATTATATATATctcttttgaatttgattacaagtcTATTTCCTATTGTTAGactgttttcctttctttttcttgatcCCCCTCCTCAgtgtattatttttcttttatactgtcttccttctttcatctctaccctTCATGGGTAGACTAGGTTTCTGACGTTGATCCCTGTCCTATCAGCACTTTCTTGAAGTCTCTAGaagtagttgtaaggctgaaaattactgtttaggtatcacttccatattaatgcggctagagagttaGTTACAGAGtattcaatgtggtggtagtagctttcttttagatatttcatagtTCCCCTTTGTCTTGTGCTTCTATGATATGTATCCTTATTAATAGAATCTCCCGGAACATTGCTTTGGATGGCAAACCACACCTTTTAACTTTTGCTTTGCTTAGCCGatgagacattcctcctcggaccaccttcccAGACCCTTATAACCAGACTGTCTTCATTCACTAATGCAGACTTCCATGATAGCATTTACCCGTCCTCGAACTACTAgatgtcctcggattgggccctAAACCCAACATATATATTATCATACCTACAAACATAATATTCTTTCATGATTTATGATTTAGGTAAATGTTGAAATATCGACTCTCTATATATTACCatgattttttaataaagtttgtaGTATGTTTTTATGTTAGAATCTCATTCGCTCTCctttgtgtgtgtatttaaaaaaaaaaaattaattagatcattaaaaaaaatttaaaaaaaaagttgactcTTTATATTGACATAATTGGTAGAGTATaaaatgaaacccaaaaaatgggATGAGAATAGACAAAGAGTTTTAAGTAATTATTATTGCGTAAAGCATGCTATTAGTATGTTTTAAAATTGGTCTATCAAATTTTAACCcttttttagagattttttttgttgggtaaaatattgttaatttttatataaatttttgttaaacaTGTGGTTTGATTTggtaaatatataaaattgttaaTTAAGTTATAAGACTCTTAGTAATGTTGTATCATTTAtctatgattatttttttaagaaaaaaaaaattagaaaatttatttagCTAAAGTTAGCAATGTTAGTATTATCTACctatgattatttattttttctaaagaaaaaaaaaatagaaaatttatctaTATAAAACTTTAGAGAATGATGTAAATATGACCGTTATATTCGGTTGATTACCTAAACTAGAAATCCTTCTTTGAATTATCTGGAAAGAGGGGAGAAATTTGCTCGATTTCTTATCCTctcaattttctcaaataaattGTTTTCCTCCAATCGTACGCGTGGTTTCCTCATGTCAATTTTCAAGTGTAGGGATTCGTGGAGTTGAAAGGATGGAAGAATGGGACGAACTACctatataaaaacttaaaaagtcaAAGGAGGTTAGGACTACCAAAAAGTTGATAATGCAATGCGAAAGAGACAcggagaagtttttttttttttaggagaaagGGCATGGAGAAGTTAGGTGAGAATATTTTCATCGTATTGGTGTTTGGATCCTTGTCAAGTTGAAGTTCTAGAAGGTTAGAGTTGAGACAATTTGGAATTTCGACTAGGCGTTTTGAATTTAGATAAGAAAAATTCGGCTTGACTTTATTAGGATTTATTAGCATTATATCCATGGACACGgcttaatcaaaattcatatgtaaatagtttttttgttgttgttaatttacttaaaattagataataaaaattaataaatattttacttttaagttatataataaatttatattgtgtGAAATTAAGGTATTATAAAAtgcacacacaaatatatatatatatatatatatataaaagtaataacttattaaaagagtgtaataatatttttttttcttttagaatgcATAAGattatttattccttttttttgtatatttttttttgtgaatatcatgaaacaaaatttgtatGCTTTTCTTCAAATTTACGTAGATTTGAAtatgtcatttatttttttgcaaaatatttcattatgtaaaatatattctttttggGTTACTTTatcctattttttgtttttgtttttgttttgacattatctaaattagattttttttaaattaagtttaCGAAAATGTTAATACATATTAGCTAAATAAATAACGAAAATTATAGTCTGTtgcaaacaaaaagagagatacaaacttattattaataatggggagagaaaaaattgatgagAACAATAAGTAGTGTTTCTatctccaaaaaattaaaaaaaaaaaaaaaaaaaagagaaagaaagaagccGTAAATGAAGAAGTTgtgcatataaatatataagaatacacTAAAAAAAGGGTATATATAGAGAATTTTCAATTGTGAAGATGTTAGATTTCTAATCAATTTAGGAATTATAAGAGAAATAGAATTattaggaaaaatatatatatatatatatatatatgtattaaaaaaattatcacaattaactttttttaaaaaacaaaacgtAAAACCCTAAAACTCATCACTTAGGAtgcatatttatccaaaaaacttGGAAGTTAGGACTTGGGGAGTTCTATTAGACATAGAATTCAAATTGTATTGAAGttaaattataagagaaattattagatGGTTTGGAATTAAAGAAAAACCTATCCTATGTG
This genomic window contains:
- the LOC126695219 gene encoding cytochrome b561 and DOMON domain-containing protein At5g47530-like; the encoded protein is MALTSTPILIICIVISLVYISSAQTCSDYTFSTNRAFNSCIDLPVLQSHLHWNYIPSTRSIQIAYRATQTSTGWIAWAINPTGTSMIGSQAIVAFLNANGTMTAYTTPITSYNPSMKQAALSFRVSNISATYAKNEMTIFGVVGPLKNGTTVNHVWQAGSSVVNSIPQMHPTSGPNIQSVGILDFLSR